A section of the Methanosarcina mazei S-6 genome encodes:
- a CDS encoding helix-turn-helix transcriptional regulator, whose protein sequence is MYKNPLRNKKFGEYRNCPDILTGLKYLFVFPKTTQLNKGIKQEELAEALGVSRQTTGSLENGRYNPSIILAFKIAGYFNITIEEVFIYEEENDDKN, encoded by the coding sequence GTGTATAAAAATCCTCTTAGAAACAAAAAATTCGGTGAGTACCGCAACTGTCCCGACATCCTGACAGGTTTAAAATATCTTTTTGTTTTTCCGAAAACGACACAATTAAATAAAGGTATTAAGCAGGAAGAACTCGCTGAAGCACTTGGAGTTTCCAGACAAACAACAGGTTCTCTGGAAAATGGACGGTACAACCCGTCTATCATTTTAGCTTTTAAAATTGCCGGATATTTTAACATTACAATTGAAGAAGTTTTCATTTACGAGGAAGAAAACGATGATAAAAATTAA
- a CDS encoding IS1634-like element ISMma4 family transposase, with the protein MAEKNSSRRVESSLKRTRFLGHLGLMAGVFRELEVDKLIDEKLPKERNHNVPHLVCILAMVLNGLGFIGQRLYLFPDFFKNVSTERLFGDGIIKEDLNQYAIGETLDRIVKYGPTKLFTEIALHIMARLPIPVHCLHADTTSVSVFGDYDDEETESIDITFGIPKNGRWDLKQFVLSLIVNQHGIPLFMNTHSGNASDKNTILEAITSLKSVLRPESKVYYVADSSFYTDNNIQNIGTSFWISRVPATITEAKELLAANLNLQKLKSDERYSFYQTFVEYGGIKQKWVLLLSHKMKEKKEGTFRTKLDKEVEKAEKSFKKLKVEDFFCEEDALKAAEKWIQDFPSVSFEKVDVKSIKKRESGKKGRPSKDEELKTYFRIDGIIKVNDAFVLKEMEKMGLFILASNDISLSPEEMLKYYKGQDNVEKGFRFLKSDTFSISKVYLKKKGRIEALTMIMVLCLMIYSIAEWKLRIKLETENETVPDQKGKPTKRPTMRWIFFKFQGITELISQKKGKMKSEILNMEEIHWKILSLMGEKYENIYL; encoded by the coding sequence ATGGCAGAGAAAAACAGCAGTAGAAGAGTCGAATCCTCCTTAAAACGTACAAGGTTCTTAGGTCACCTCGGTCTTATGGCTGGAGTTTTCCGAGAACTTGAAGTTGACAAACTGATCGATGAGAAACTTCCTAAAGAACGGAATCATAATGTTCCTCACTTAGTCTGCATCCTTGCCATGGTACTCAATGGCCTTGGTTTTATAGGGCAACGTCTGTACCTGTTTCCTGATTTTTTCAAAAACGTTTCTACTGAAAGGCTCTTTGGAGACGGTATAATAAAAGAAGACCTGAATCAATATGCTATCGGAGAGACTCTTGACAGAATCGTAAAATATGGCCCTACAAAACTGTTTACGGAAATTGCTCTTCACATTATGGCTCGTCTACCTATTCCTGTCCACTGTTTACACGCTGACACTACAAGTGTCAGCGTTTTTGGTGATTATGACGACGAAGAAACTGAGTCTATTGATATTACTTTTGGAATTCCTAAAAACGGACGATGGGATCTCAAACAATTTGTGTTGAGCTTGATTGTTAATCAACATGGGATACCTCTTTTCATGAATACACATTCAGGAAATGCTTCAGACAAAAACACAATTCTGGAAGCAATAACGTCTCTCAAATCAGTTTTAAGACCTGAAAGCAAAGTTTACTATGTCGCTGATAGTTCCTTTTATACAGACAATAATATCCAGAACATAGGGACGTCTTTCTGGATAAGTCGTGTTCCTGCAACAATTACCGAGGCAAAGGAACTGCTAGCTGCAAATCTGAACCTGCAAAAGCTAAAAAGTGATGAGAGGTACTCATTCTATCAAACCTTTGTGGAATATGGCGGAATCAAACAAAAGTGGGTTTTGTTGCTTTCTCACAAGATGAAAGAGAAGAAAGAGGGAACTTTCAGGACGAAGCTTGACAAAGAGGTAGAAAAAGCAGAGAAGTCTTTTAAAAAGCTGAAAGTAGAGGACTTCTTCTGCGAAGAGGATGCATTAAAAGCCGCAGAGAAATGGATTCAAGATTTTCCTTCTGTTTCATTTGAAAAGGTAGATGTGAAATCCATTAAAAAACGTGAATCGGGTAAAAAAGGCAGACCTTCAAAAGATGAAGAATTAAAGACTTATTTCAGGATTGATGGCATCATAAAGGTTAATGATGCTTTTGTTTTGAAAGAAATGGAGAAAATGGGACTTTTCATTCTTGCAAGTAATGATATCAGTCTTTCTCCTGAAGAGATGCTGAAGTATTACAAAGGACAGGACAATGTAGAAAAAGGATTCAGATTCTTGAAAAGTGATACATTTAGCATATCGAAAGTCTACCTCAAGAAGAAAGGAAGAATTGAAGCATTAACCATGATAATGGTTCTATGCTTAATGATTTATTCTATTGCAGAATGGAAACTGAGAATTAAATTAGAAACAGAAAATGAAACGGTGCCAGATCAAAAAGGGAAACCAACAAAAAGACCTACAATGAGATGGATATTTTTCAAGTTCCAAGGAATTACAGAACTTATTTCTCAGAAAAAAGGAAAAATGAAGTCAGAAATATTGAATATGGAGGAGATTCACTGGAAGATATTGAGTCTAATGGGAGAGAAATATGAAAATATATATCTCTAA